In a genomic window of Roseiflexus castenholzii DSM 13941:
- a CDS encoding GNAT family N-acetyltransferase, which translates to MSETDRKTIIALCNRAYEDDLEPLFNTFVGATHVLGYHNGLLVSHALWVTRYLQVGSGPLLRTAYIEAVATDPAYRKRGFATTIMKRIADEIGDYELAALSPSSVAFYERLGWELWRGPLFIRTETDLLPSPAEEQVMILRLPKTPPLDPNAPLSVEWREGELW; encoded by the coding sequence TTGTCAGAGACAGATCGGAAAACCATCATCGCACTCTGCAACCGCGCTTACGAAGACGACTTAGAACCACTGTTCAACACGTTTGTTGGCGCAACGCATGTTCTTGGATACCACAATGGCCTTCTCGTCAGCCATGCGCTCTGGGTGACCCGCTATTTGCAAGTCGGAAGTGGTCCTCTCTTGCGCACAGCGTACATCGAAGCGGTTGCTACCGACCCCGCCTACCGCAAGCGAGGTTTTGCAACAACCATCATGAAACGCATTGCGGATGAGATTGGAGACTATGAATTGGCCGCACTTTCTCCATCCAGTGTCGCGTTTTATGAGCGACTTGGGTGGGAGCTTTGGCGTGGTCCGTTGTTTATCAGAACCGAAACTGACTTGTTGCCATCTCCTGCTGAAGAACAGGTGATGATTCTACGTCTTCCGAAAACACCGCCGCTCGATCCAAATGCACCACTTTCCGTAGAGTGGCGTGAAGGTGAATTGTGGTGA
- a CDS encoding pyridoxamine 5'-phosphate oxidase family protein, which translates to MLRPIVIPEATPARKVQGYNTPETKENLLSWDFVSKQMSQSRHYWICTVFPNGRPHVVPVWGIWFEHRLFFEGSMQTAWGNNILHNPHIAVHLPDAEKVVIIEGTAHIIQDDEIDDETWNILDSTFQKKYQVDKGSPYIYVHPKRVLAWDGESLMTMTRWLFDE; encoded by the coding sequence ATGTTGCGTCCAATTGTTATTCCTGAAGCCACACCCGCAAGAAAAGTACAAGGGTATAACACGCCCGAAACAAAGGAAAATCTTCTTTCTTGGGATTTTGTCTCCAAGCAAATGTCACAATCTCGACATTACTGGATATGCACCGTATTTCCCAACGGTCGTCCTCATGTCGTGCCTGTCTGGGGTATTTGGTTTGAACATCGTCTCTTCTTTGAAGGAAGCATGCAAACCGCATGGGGTAACAACATCTTGCACAACCCGCATATTGCCGTTCACCTGCCTGATGCAGAGAAAGTGGTTATCATAGAAGGCACAGCGCACATTATTCAAGATGACGAAATTGACGACGAAACATGGAATATCCTGGATAGTACTTTCCAAAAGAAATATCAGGTTGACAAAGGTTCACCGTATATCTACGTCCATCCCAAACGAGTCTTGGCGTGGGATGGCGAAAGCCTAATGACAATGACTCGTTGGTTGTTCGACGAGTGA
- a CDS encoding DNA methyltransferase, producing the protein MKSQVKSKKRVTDYGEVLTPKHIVDAMLDLVKQETERIDSRFLEPACGTGNFLTEILERKLRVVEQRYGKSQVEYERYAILAVSSLYGIDILADNVEECRHRLFEVFDVAYTRLFGEKTKTQCREAIRFILRRNIIHGDALSLQTVTDPPQPIIFSEWSLVNGSLLKRRDFAFHELVSHSAMRELPLFSDQGEEVFIPEPVKDYPPVHVLEVAHAYDELQP; encoded by the coding sequence ATGAAATCACAGGTGAAATCGAAAAAACGGGTGACCGATTACGGTGAGGTGCTCACGCCAAAGCACATCGTGGATGCCATGCTCGACCTGGTTAAGCAGGAGACGGAGCGGATTGACTCGCGCTTTCTGGAACCGGCCTGTGGAACCGGAAACTTTCTCACGGAAATTCTGGAACGCAAGTTAAGGGTCGTCGAGCAGCGCTACGGGAAGAGTCAGGTAGAATACGAGCGTTACGCGATCCTGGCCGTTTCGTCGCTCTACGGGATTGACATTCTGGCTGATAATGTCGAAGAGTGCCGCCATCGGCTGTTTGAGGTGTTTGATGTGGCCTACACCCGCCTCTTTGGAGAAAAGACGAAAACGCAGTGCCGGGAAGCGATACGCTTCATTTTGCGGCGCAACATCATCCATGGCGACGCGCTTTCGTTGCAGACGGTCACGGACCCGCCGCAGCCGATTATTTTTTCTGAGTGGTCGCTGGTCAATGGCAGTCTGCTCAAGCGGCGCGACTTTGCCTTCCATGAGTTGGTGAGCCATAGCGCGATGCGAGAATTGCCCCTCTTCTCCGACCAGGGCGAGGAGGTGTTCATCCCGGAGCCGGTGAAGGACTATCCGCCGGTGCATGTTCTGGAGGTCGCCCATGCCTACGACGAACTACAACCCTGA
- a CDS encoding site-specific DNA-methyltransferase — translation MEILNTLPETSIDLIFADPPYHLQLQNELHRPNMTKVDAVDDDWDKFESMQAYDEFTRTWLTACKRVLKPTGTIWVIGTYHNIFRVGAMMQDLGFWILNDVIWIKLNPMPNFRGVRFTNAHETLIWASTGKDATYTFNYYAMKGLNDEKQMRSDWWLLPLATGSERVKNEHGDKAHSTQKPEALLYRVILSSSNPGDVVLDPFFGSGTTGVVAKRLHRNWIGIEKEKRYVQIAQKRIDAMQPEMFDAATFDVKSKAKSAPKVEFSVLVEHGYVQPGQRLFFGKDKTKVATIKPDARLRTADGFEGSIHQAGSHYMNNAPCNGWEHWFIEVDGQMISLDEVREKFRVDKGLYNERSG, via the coding sequence GTGGAAATACTGAATACGTTACCAGAAACATCCATTGACCTTATTTTTGCCGATCCTCCCTATCATTTACAGTTACAAAACGAACTTCATCGACCAAATATGACGAAAGTGGACGCTGTCGATGACGACTGGGACAAGTTCGAGTCGATGCAAGCGTATGATGAATTTACTCGAACGTGGTTAACGGCGTGTAAGCGGGTCTTGAAACCAACCGGCACCATCTGGGTTATCGGAACGTACCATAATATCTTTCGTGTTGGGGCCATGATGCAGGATTTAGGGTTCTGGATCCTCAATGATGTTATCTGGATAAAACTAAATCCGATGCCTAATTTTCGTGGTGTCCGTTTTACCAATGCCCATGAAACCCTCATTTGGGCAAGTACCGGTAAAGATGCAACATATACGTTCAACTATTACGCGATGAAAGGGTTGAACGATGAAAAGCAAATGCGTTCTGACTGGTGGCTTTTACCGTTAGCGACGGGATCGGAACGGGTAAAAAATGAACATGGCGATAAAGCCCATTCCACCCAGAAGCCGGAGGCGTTACTGTATCGGGTGATTTTGTCATCCAGCAATCCCGGTGATGTGGTGCTTGACCCATTTTTTGGAAGTGGAACAACGGGTGTTGTCGCGAAACGTTTGCATCGAAATTGGATTGGAATAGAAAAGGAGAAACGATATGTCCAGATTGCGCAAAAGCGCATTGACGCAATGCAGCCAGAGATGTTTGACGCTGCGACGTTTGATGTAAAGAGCAAAGCCAAATCTGCTCCTAAAGTGGAGTTTTCGGTTCTGGTCGAACATGGGTATGTACAACCTGGGCAACGATTGTTTTTTGGAAAAGACAAAACGAAAGTGGCCACAATCAAGCCTGATGCTCGGCTCCGTACTGCGGACGGCTTCGAAGGCAGCATCCATCAGGCAGGTAGCCATTACATGAACAATGCGCCCTGTAATGGGTGGGAGCATTGGTTTATCGAAGTTGATGGTCAAATGATCAGTCTTGACGAAGTGAGAGAAAAGTTTCGGGTAGACAAGGGGCTTTACAATGAACGATCAGGTTAA